ATTGCAGCGTTTAAGTCATAATTAAACTCCACAATAAAATGATCCCATTACGACACTTTGTATCTGATGTTCATGCATATAGCCGATTTTCTCGCAATCTCAGTCGTGATTGCATTATCTAACCAAAAGGTAGATCCATGCGCGTCGCTCGGGAATGTGTACTAATTCAAAGACACCCCGAGATACTCAATGTCCGCATACGACCATTTTTCTTCTTCACTGATCTAGGATTGTGACTAAAAACTGGAGGTTTTATCACAGTCGCCCGATGTTTAGTTACAGTGACCTATAATTACTGTACTGTTTGCGAATAGATAGAATTCAATTGTTATAGAATAATGCCTGTTCTTGTGCGTCAAATGAGAATACAtcagctatgccaggggcataATCAAGCTtctgtttgaattttaaaaataaattaaatctgtCAATCTGTCCTGACATTTAAACATTGACTTCTACGGATAAGGAAtaacaaaatgtaataaaaatcgtgtaataaaaatcaaacacgcaaaattataatttgcgtaattactggtaggacgttttgtgagttcgcacgggtagcttccaccaccctgtctatttctgtgaagcagtgatgcgttccggtttgaagggcggggcagccgttgtaacaatataagaccttagaacttatatctcaatgtggatggcggcatttacgttgtaaatgtctataggctccagtaaccactcaatatcaggtgggctgtgagcttgtccaaccatctagCCACTAAGAAAAAATAGCATCAGACGGGCCTCGTCCACGCAATTAAGCAATCAAAAGAATCTAGCACGTATTCAAGAAGAGTTCACAAActtccaataaaatatatttgtggtACTGAAAAGACAATGACGATAAATACTGAATGTggcttttattgatttttttcagtAATACATAACTCAATGAGCTTTTGAGTAGACACCACAACATGAGCGTCCGCAACCGCATCCTCAGCAGCaaccgcagcctccacagccgcatccgccGCATCCACATCgaccgcagcctccacagccgcatccaCATCCgccgcagcctccacagccgcatccgcatccaCCGCAGCATCCACAGCCGCAGCCTCCGCACCCACCGCAGCTTTGGGTAATACCGACGCAACCGTCTCCGCAGCCGTAGTCGATACAACCACAACCCGAGCTGCACATGTCGCCACAGACATCAGCAGTACCAAGGAAAGGCACTTCACCGCAGACACAGACATCACCCTTGTACCTGTTCTCGGAACATATACTTAGACCAGTAGGAGCAGCCGAGTTGGAACACACACAGAAACGGTCACAACATCCAGAGCCACAACCTCCACATCCTCCACAACCGCAGCCACAACCTCTACAGCCGCAGCCACAACCAGTGCCCAAAACGGACTATGAACAAAggaaacaattaaatattattaagtaattacatattttaagtccatttaattccatttaaaattaaaagacttACCTGGGCCACGAGGGCGATGGCGCAGACGAAGAGAATGAGTTTAGCGGCCATGTTGTTTCACTGAATGACTTCAGAATGAGCTGACTCTGAACTACATCAGCTTTTATACCGAGCAGTTTCCTTGAAAATCCGCATGCTTCATATCTAAATAGCATAAAGACGTGACTTTAGAGATATTCTGCAGTATTCGTCCTTCGGGCGATCTAATCAGGAAACAATTACGAACACCTGTGTGATTAAAAACCAAACTATCATTGTTTCTCAACTGTTTGTCATTGAATTGcttcttatctcaaggtgaacatGATTCTTAGTTACTATATAAGAACGAAGTCTTGAAGCTTAAAGCATTCAAGATTAAGTGCCTGAATATCCAGCATTATGTTTACCTTCGCTCTTCTCCTTCTCTGCATTCAGGGCTGCCTGATCCAagtaagttttgttttttaaaattttccgaatttaagcgatatttttaaCTTTGATATCGGCAGTCCCCTTTTGTACCCTTTCATTGTTCTCTGATTATCATCGTAATAAAAACGATAACGTAGAGGATTTCAcagatcttgagacatgaggtctaactcTGATTTGTTCTACAAGTGCTCCCTTCAAGCCGGAGAACAATGTTTCCTGTCCGTAGCAGCTCATAATAGACCATGTTGCATTCAATAatcattacacgatattattccttcaccgtggaaattgttattaaaacgtGATGAGTACGTAAATGATACATTTATGTACGTCTACTTTTTGACTCCACTACTTTAGATACATTGTAACTAAGGTAGATACTTGCTCAAATTCTACAATTGACGAAATTGGTGGGCTATGTACAGAGGAACTAAGGTGtcactgtttaattttaatttatgtggtTGTTTTAGAATGCGTACGGTCAGTGCTGTGGCTGTGGATGCGGTAGTGGTTGCGGTTGCGGTTGCTATGGCGGCGAGGGCGAAGGTAATGTGAACGTCTGCGGTGAGCTGCCCGTGTGTGGTGAAACCTGTGTCTGTGGCCGCGtgcccatctgcggaggtgttTGCTTCAAGGGCCCTGCCTGTGCTAGTGGTTGTGTCTCTATCTGCGGACGTTGCTGCGGATGtggatgcggctgtggaggctgcggaggctgcggatgcggctgtggaggaTGCGGATGCGGACGTAGATGTTGTTGCTGCTAAAAAACTCattcagttatttattattgaaaaaattcaaaaaacccagattcaataataattcttaTAGTTTTTTCAATGCCACAATTGTATTTGATTTAAGCTTGAAAACAAACATctttgtgcaataaaaaaattctaaattgagTTTTCAACAAAAGCGAGTTTATGTTTCGTCTATTTTCATTGGATCTGTTGTCTTGGTCACATCCAGCAAAGCGATAATGGCGGCTTTTAAACTTCGCTGCAGCTAATATGTGTATTTACATGCAGAAATACCTAACATAAGTTCACAAACGACTTCTACTGTAAAGAAATTAGATCGCGTCATAAACATGAAACTCACAAAAATTGTACATTTGTATACtagtattataaaactgaagagtttgtttatttgtttgattgaacgcgctaatctcaggaactactggtccgatttgtactgtaagtactgaaataggtctatagttagaggggtcatcagtactaccatatttaaaaagaggaatcacttgtATGTTTCATttagtcaggaaatacaccacacctaatacaataattaaaaatactaacaagatgaggagcaataatgtctattacagacttcaaaacctttactgatatttcTCACTAGTCAGCCGTATTTTTTAcgttaaggctattaaaactttattatattgcttgaattaattttcattaaatttgaaaatttcattacatttgttgacatggttatgcaataatgtttcagctgctgtgggggatgaatttagagaagtggtagttgaaactggaatgtcagagaaaaacttttcaaaagcattagccacatcttcatgactagttaccaatttatcatctatttttaatgagaattcttggtggctatttctgacttttccactttctctaccaatgatgttccaagtcatctttatcttgtcaggggcattttttattaaatcacttaaatgtaaagattttgccgctaaacaaacttttctaaatagttttgaataggtcctgacatattgatgaaatgtttcatcattattataaactttttcagagtacacatcgtacaacttttttttacttttgtacactccggtggcgGCCCACTCTCTGAAcaccgttttgtttttaatgttacagttttaggaataaatacatcagtaaagaccaaattaattctctcaaacagATTCTagtatgacaaatttgggtttttgttatgaataatttctgaatgttcttgcataatattatttctaagcttctcaattcgttttttattaataggaacaatcacaagagtatttttatctttagaattcatattagattcaaaagacacaaattgtccactatggtctgatgttaactgattaatatttttttttgttaatcggtgatacatttgtaaatatgttatctaaacatgttgccgatgtggtcgttgtcctagtaggctctaaaaataagtttgggaggtttTATGACTTTAgcaatgttctgaatctaatagtggtatttgtgttttctaaaagattaatattaaaatcaccacatataaaaaaatatttattagagacagaaagGTTTAGCAatatattttccaaaatattttcaaaagaatcatataacgcatcaggaggtctgtagacgcagacaacGATGAGGTGCTCAAGCTCCACACAGGAAATTTGaataattctctcaacagagagggccactacatcctttcgttccttacattccaaacatttactaacgagaatcagtgagccaccgcgaatagcgttctctctgcagaaggaacttgacaactggtgatcactaaaattaaacaataattcatagtttctaaaccagtgctcagtgacacagaatacattaatattatgtatatttaaaaacatttcaatttctagctctttacccatcatcccttgtaaat
This Bombyx mori chromosome 2, ASM3026992v2 DNA region includes the following protein-coding sequences:
- the LOC119629689 gene encoding chorion class high-cysteine HCA protein 12-like, which gives rise to MFTFALLLLCIQGCLIQNAYGQCCGCGCGSGCGCGCYGGEGEGNVNVCGELPVCGETCVCGRVPICGGVCFKGPACASGCVSICGRCCGCGCGCGGCGGCGCGCGGCGCGRRCCCC